In Gadus morhua chromosome 2, gadMor3.0, whole genome shotgun sequence, the DNA window CACTTTAATGTACTGAAAAAAAAGTACATTAATTCTGAAATACTTGAAGTGGTATTGCAATGTACTTATAaaaagtgtactttattgtaagtgtattgtaaattgtacgtatgtgtacttagaaaaagtatactaaataGCAAAGTAGAAGTGTATTTTAGTATACTTGCAGAAAGTGAATCTCTAATTGCATCAGAGTGCCTTAGAAAAATTGCAAATACGTGGTCATTGTGTACTTGTGtaaagtacacttattttcaagTCCTGTGTAAAACActattaaaatgttttattaaagtGTACTTAATTTCCCCTCATTAGAAGTGGCTGACCCTGACCACCCTCGTGGGGCTAGGCTGCCCCGGTTGGCTGCCCCAGCCGCTGGCGCCAACGAGAGGATCGTCCTCCGCTCTACTGAGGCCAAGCCCCCACATAGACCCCCAGGTGAACAAGTAGTACACTTTATTGTAGTACAAATGTAATTGAAGCATACAAAAGTTATTCCAAGTATATTTGTTGCTTTAAAGTATGCTTAACGTGTACTTTTAAACAGTGTCCTTCACAGTGGATCTGCGGGACGCCCCGCTGAGCTCCGCCCCCTCTTCCTGGAACGCCGCTGCCTCCGCCCGCCGCCGGGCGCTCGGAGGCGCCGAGGCGGACCTCCCTGGGAGGGAGTGCTCCCAGTTCGCCAACGGCCAGAGGTCCCAGGCCCCAGGCAGCCCGCCGGCCTCTGACGTTCCTGAAGGCGTGGCGGGCAGAGGTAAGTGCGCGTTCAGCCCGTTTCCCCCTGTGCAGGAGCGTCTGAGGAACGGCAGGATCCCCCGGGAGAAGCTCCGgggcccgcccccccaccaggcAGGGGAAGAGGCCGGGCCCTCTGGGAAGCGGCAGAAGAACGGGGGCCGCTGTTTCCCCGACCAGAGGCTGACCGCTGAGCCcgagctggaggagaagctgtTGGATAGCAGAGGTAAGAATGGCATCTTTTACACAAATAAATCAATCCAAAGtaacttctttttttaaaggatTGAGCCTGCATGCCACAAAACTTTAATTATTAGCCCGGGCTTTCATTTGTTTCAATCCCTGAACTCAAGCGGCTTGTGTTTGGGACAGGCGTCCATATGGAACAGGCCTTTAATTCCTTTGGATTTTCCTTTTGGTGAACTGATGCCATCTATTGGCGAAAGTTGGTAATGCTCGGAACTACGTCTGTGATGTTGTCACGCGACCATGGCAAGGCGCCGGCGTCTAATTGAGACCGGCGTTTATTtttcaaacgtgtgtgtgtgcagatgaacCGTCCCAGGGCTCCCTCAGCGGCCCCCAGCGAGACCCACCAGAGCCCCCCGGGCCCCACCCCTTCCCCAAACCTGAGCTGGCCATGACACAGAGCCTCACTCTCATCAGCTCAGAGAactggtgagacacacacacacacaccgcagacaCTCAGAattttcccccacacacacacacacagaattagtcGAAGCAATCCAAACTTGTGTTTCATCTGACTGACCTGCTGTGGTTCTGAACGCAGGCAGGAGAAGATGGAAGGGCTCACGGTGCTGCGCAGTCTGGCCCAGAACCACGTGGACACGCTGCTCCCCAGGCTCCGCGACGTCTGCCTCGCCCTCGTGCAAGAGGTAGCTCCCCCTCTCTGGGCCTGCTCcctggtgctctctctctctctaccacgtAACATGGAGACCAGCGTCTGTCACTGTGGGTGGGCGTGTGAGTGGGCGGGCGGCTGGGTGTGGACAGTCCGTCACTGTCTGCAAGTGTAAAACAAACTCAATCCTCCTGTCTACAGCTTAGTCTATATACCTCGCTGTGTGTAAAACCATCCCCATCAATTCTACACCATAGAACGAGCGGTTGATTCGACATGAACAATGTCAGCAAAACACAGCCTTGAATGAAGCGAAGAGTGTGAAACATATTATAATGTAACGCCTGCATTTCCTTCATATAGCGCTTTCCAAGACACTCAAAGAACCATTACAGAGTGAGTGGTGTCTAccacgtgtgtgtctggtttTCAGGTGAAGAACCTGCGTTCGGGCGTGTCCCGCGTAGCCGTGTGCACGCTGGGCGTCCTGTACTGCCACCTGCAGCGGGCTATGGACAAGGAGGTGGACACCACGGCCAGGGCGCTGCTGCACAAGGCGGCCGAGAGCAACGCCTTCATCCGGGGGGAAGTGGACGCAGCGCTGGGCCACATGGTGCGGCACTGCACGCCGGCACGCTGCATCAACGCCTTCCTGGACGGGGGTTTGAGGTCAGGGGGCAAGATGCAAACGcacaacagaaaaaatagaCATTTAAACAGGACTTGAGTGTCAAAGGAAACGTTTCTAACATCCTTAATCTGCTTTGGACTGGTAGGTAGGATACTCCAGAGGTCTAGCCGATGTTTCCTTATCTCCATCCGTTGTGTACTTCTGTGgtttgtgtctctttgtgtgcgtCCTTCATGTTGagcctgtgtgcgtctgcagcCACCTGAGCGCGGCGGTGAGGAAGTGCGCCGCCCAGCACCTGGCCGACCTGCTGGAGAGGGTGGGCGTGGCCCGCCTGCTGTCCGGAGGGAAGGCCGTGACGGACAGAATCCTCCCGGCCGTGGTCAAGCTGGCCCTGGACTCCTCCCCGGAACCCAGGCACGTAGAGCCCCCAGTGGCTTCCTGTGTTGGCTGAAGGCTTTGGCGTGTGTCCAACGGCTCGGTGACGTGCCGGTctcactcctcccccttcaGGTCCTTTGGCCGCCGGATGTTGCTGTTCCTGTCCTCCCACCGGGACTTTGATAGCCTGCTGGAGAAGAACATCCCCACCAAGGACCTTTCCGCCGCCCGCAAGGCGGTCAGTGGACTCAAGGCAAAGGTACGGAAGGCCCCGCCCTCTCGCCCCACCCTACCGCTTGGTGACGGGTCTGGtgaacgttgttgttgttgttgttgtgtcagggtcagggtcagggtctgggTGAGACGCCCCAGACCCCAGCCTCGCTTCCCGGCAGTGGCACCGCCAGGGCCTCGACGCTCCAAAGGAAGCTCCCCAAACCGACCATagcccccagccccaccaccactactgccacccccaccaacaccgccaccaccacccccaggtgAGACTCCTCCCAGACGCATGACAGCCACCTTGGAAATATGTTGGTGAAAGTAAAAGCCTTATGCTATGAGGTCAGCTCCTCTCTCGCGGTCGTGTTCCAGAGCACACATGATGGCTTTTGTTTGCAATGTCTCtcctatatttatttatgcatttgttCGTTTTCTCAACTTGAAGCAAACTTTAAGAATATCTTTTATCTTATTTCCaagatcatatatatatatatatgtagtaaGTATGTATGCAGTTTCATGACATTATATTTTGTGGTACCCTCCAGGGAGCCCAACTGCAAGTACAGCTCCAAACCTCTGGGGCCCATCATGGAAGACAAGGCTGAGTACATCAGGCAGCTCACCGTTCTGCTGGAGTCCAAGGACTTCAGGGAGCGCATCAAAGGCCTCGACCAGCTGGTGGCCGACTGCCAGCACAACCCCAGCATGGTCATCCGCAGCCTGTTCCCGGTCCGTAAAACCCCCCACCGCTCGTAAACGCCCACTACCTCACACTCGCCCTTATCCCCTCTCCTGGTTGGACTCCCTCCTGTCCCCTTTTTGTTCACCTGTTCCCCGTTTCTCCCCGCTCCCCCAGGTGTTTGACCTCTTCAGAGACCGCCTGCTGGAGTCCAACCGTAAGGTGAACCTGTACGCCCTGGAGGCCCTGCAGGGGATGGTGCGCCTGCTGAAGGACAACCTGTCCGGGGTGCTCAACCACCTGGTGCCCGCCATCGTGGACAACCACCTCAACTCCAAGAACCGCGCTGTGTACTCGGCCGCCACAGGGGCCCTCTGCGAGCTGGTGCTGAACCTCGGTGAGGGCCCGGTGGGGAGCTGTCCAGAACACGGTCCGGTCTGACCACGGTGTTGTCCTTGTTACTCATGTGTTCGTCCCTTGCCCCTCTCCAGACAACAGCCTCCTCCTTGAGCCGTTCTGCTTCAAGGCACGGGTTCTTAGCGGCCAAGCAAAGGTGGACCTGATCGAGAAGGTTGCAGGTTTGTTAATGGctaaaatgtttgtttgttttgttctttgcaATGATCAGCACCAAACATACGTATACCATTGTGTGGCCAATCAAGCGGCATCTGATCCGATCTGCTCTgccgccttcatctcctccctctcttcctattcctcggtctcctcctctcctatgtctcctcctgtctcccatTATTTTGTCTCTTCCTTGGtttccacctccttctcttcctgtctcctcccctccccctttccctccgtctcctccccccccccccccccagagctggTGATGGAGCTGTACCCCCGCCGGCCCCAGCTGGTGGAGCAGAAGGCGCTGCCCCTCCTGTGGGGCCTGCTGGGCCCTTCCAGCGGCAGCGTGCACCGGGCGACAACCAGCCTGTGCCGAGCCCTCCACCATCAGATGGGGCCCGGCCTGCGGCTGAGCGCCGCCTCCCAGCCCCCGAGCGTCGGCAGGGACCTCAACCAGCTGCTGAGAACCATGTCCTGAATAAAAAATGACCTAAGGACGGGAACGAGAAGACTCACTGCTCTCTTTGCACTTTTACAGGTAGCTTGTGTTGCACTTTAACAGGTACaatttacaattacaattagggcatttagcagacgcttttatccaaagcgacttacatcggttaatacacacattgacacaccgacggcagagtcaaccatgcaaggtgactggcagctcgtcgggagcagttaggcagggctccagactgcgaCCAATTGGTCACGTTTTGCGACCAGAATTTGAGATTGCGCGACTGAATTTTTGCTGGTCGTGCATGCGCGTCAGCAAAAATTCAGTCGCGCATTTGcccctttttttcttctttatttttacacgtTAAACGTGGAAGGGGCGCGTCAATGAATCCGGAATCTGTAGCAGGCAAAAGAGTGTGAGAAAGATAGGGAATGGCCACTAAGTGGCTaatgtgtggagggggagggtcataGAGATTATCGAGCGCGGGAAACCGCCGCGGGTCTGTGAGAAGGAGAACGATCTCAACCTTCCATTCGAACAATGAGCAAGCGAACAATTTGATCGTTCTTCCTACCTGCGGCACTTGCGGCT includes these proteins:
- the LOC115557087 gene encoding TOG array regulator of axonemal microtubules protein 1-like, yielding MLNVSAPSSWNAAASARRRALGGAEADLPGRECSQFANGQRSQAPGSPPASDVPEGVAGRGKCAFSPFPPVQERLRNGRIPREKLRGPPPHQAGEEAGPSGKRQKNGGRCFPDQRLTAEPELEEKLLDSRDEPSQGSLSGPQRDPPEPPGPHPFPKPELAMTQSLTLISSENWQEKMEGLTVLRSLAQNHVDTLLPRLRDVCLALVQEVKNLRSGVSRVAVCTLGVLYCHLQRAMDKEVDTTARALLHKAAESNAFIRGEVDAALGHMVRHCTPARCINAFLDGGLSHLSAAVRKCAAQHLADLLERVGVARLLSGGKAVTDRILPAVVKLALDSSPEPRSFGRRMLLFLSSHRDFDSLLEKNIPTKDLSAARKAVSGLKAKVRKAPPSRPTLPLGDGSGERCCCCCCVRVRVRVWVRRPRPQPRFPAVAPPGPRRSKGSSPNRPYHLGNMLVKIIYIYICSKYVCSFMTLYFVVPSREPNCKYSSKPLGPIMEDKAEYIRQLTVLLESKDFRERIKGLDQLVADCQHNPSMVIRSLFPVFDLFRDRLLESNRKVNLYALEALQGMVRLLKDNLSGVLNHLVPAIVDNHLNSKNRAVYSAATGALCELVLNLDNSLLLEPFCFKARVLSGQAKVDLIEKVAELVMELYPRRPQLVEQKALPLLWGLLGPSSGSVHRATTSLCRALHHQMGPGLRLSAASQPPSVGRDLNQLLRTMS